A region of the Hydra vulgaris chromosome 12, alternate assembly HydraT2T_AEP genome:
gaactaaagATGATAGCTTCTTTATGCAGCGACCATGATTTTATAGAAatgagaaagagatgcaactttatgataATGTGAAaaaggctcaagcttagcagagcAGGTAAAACTGCGTTAACAATGTgcttttggaccttgtctagaagagaaagagcatcattagaagaaccaccCCAAATATGAcagcagtattccatacagggacgaataagagatttgtagaggtagagaatgaaatcaggagtaagaaaatagCGAGAACGAAAAAgagcataaattaaaattttccgTTCGATCTCTTAACAAGTCAAGTTTTAATTTCATTAGGAGAGGGGCTGAATGAGCATTACGATTGGTACTACAAATAATCCGTTAAGCAAATTTTTGAATTGCGTCAAACTTAATATCAATTGAGCTGGAGCTGCTGATAGGGAAATTGTGATGGAATATTCGAGCTAGGATCTTACTAAAGGTGTATGAGTCAGTCTTAAAAGGTCACTAAAGTGACCTTTTAAGAATGCGGTACTTAGAAGTAGCTATCACCTGTCAATTGATAAGTAATAACTACCTCTTGAGAGAACTTCTAAGATACCATGAGACTTTATTTCACATTTTctatatgtgaaaaaaaaaatgtttttagttaaattcgGTTTTGAAGTCCACATTCGAATTTcagttaaatttggtttaaGAGTCCGAATTcgtctttcagttaaattttttaaaattctttttatgttaaaatattttatactttaaagatttaattattaagatttaaataattttttgttttagtagataaaatattttttttcctacaAAAAtacgtattaaaaaaataaaaggttttatcaaatatttatttttgaaattaattttacgAAAAGCTATATTTGATcggatttatgtttttttaaacaaagttaaccATCGTTATGATcatgagaaaaaaataaaggaggaaaaaaatattttacatcgaaaaaaaaatttgtctattatttaactttttcaaaccGTTATGACGAAAATTGCAAGGTATACAAGATTGCAAGATATGCACGATTGCctaatctttttttgataaaaaaattaagcaatcTTGTatgtttaatatctttttaatccAAAACGCTTATCTGAAACTGGAGGAGAAGCTCAAAGTTTCCAATATGCCTTTAAAATGGATCCAGCAACTGAGCATTCATTAATACTGAAGTTTGAGTTCTAGCATTTATTTGCATCGTACAATTGATCTGGGATGTTATCTCTACTTATCCATTTTGTAgtcatcttttaaaaattttcgtaTTAGCAGAACGAACTTCAATAAAGTTAATAGACTGATTTGTCTGCTTTGAATAACTGCAACTCaagtttcaaaaacttttttttatttcggaACATTCATGCTTTGAATATAGAAAGGTAAAAAAGatcagaaaaattttattttgatgcatACTCATTAGGATTAGAAAGGTGCAAAATGTTTACTATATTCACCTACTCTTCATGGGGTCAAATAGTTCCTCGCTCTAATTTTGCTCATCGGCTACTTAATGGAGCATTAGTGGCAGCCGCCAAAAGTGGCTAGCCAATGACTAACCACTATTAAAATGTCGGAAAGTTATCGGGTAGCCATTTATAGCGGCTATTACTACTGGTCCACTATGTAACCAATGAGCAAAACTCCAATGAACCGCTAATAAATGCCTATATAGGTCTACTGCAAATctaataaaacaatgtttaaaagaTAACTTAGcctattaacatttttttacaacttttttttttcacttttttacaTCATGTGTTGGTGCTGAATATCTCATCCTCCGACTCTTAATATATATGCTAATATGGGAATCCCTATGAgtacccagcaaacattgttttagtggatttgcagtgaacctatataggcatttttGGCGGTTCATTGAAGTTTTATGGTTTTTGGCGGTTCATTTTAATGGTGGCTAGTTGTCGGCTAGACACTTTTGGCGGCTGCCACTAATGAACCACTAAGTAAACGATGTGCAAAACTGCAGCGGTCCGCTCAAAATGCATATAAGTCCACTGAAATTCCGCATGTAGCATGTTTGCTGGGGCAGCACGCGCTACGTAAATGGAAATCACTGTACAGTATTTCCTACTTACTAGGTACTGAACACTTAACTCAGATATCGTGTACTACCAACCaaaaaaaagcgttttaaaaacaaatttcttttttttgtttactcttatttaataattttttaaaagttattagttatcattattattattattattattattattattattattattattattattattattattattattattatcattaattttgtAACATGGATTAGGATACTAGATAAATTAATTCGTAACgtctttttactatttgtaaCCGCAATGtgggtataaaatttttttaataaaagatattacAGAAGACTAACCTacacaataacaattttaatactTGTTAGTGTAAGGAAAAGTAAGACACTATAATACAGTTGGGGCATCATAAATCACAACACATTATATGCACCATAATACATTGCGAAGACACCCTAAGATTTATGAAAATCACTTACaataaaacagctttaaaaGCTACTTGAGctaatttttaaagtctttagaTTGGATTAAGCTTTCAAAGGGTagaaatttgtgtttttttttatagcaaaatattcTCGAACATCTTTATTCATATTAGGCCACCAATATCCTGAATCAATCAATTTCCATATTGTTTTGTCCCGACCTAAATGTCCACCAATGTAATGTAACATgctaataataattacaaaggtatcaatttgtttttcaaaatttgcttTAGAATCAACATTTTTCCTTCCTTTTAAGAATTCTGGAAAAACTCCGGATAATAAATGCTTCTTAGTAATTtggttctttaatttttttttaattatttttgcgcCTCTGTTAAACCtctgttaatttttataatatatagtttgcATTATATTTATTCTTGCGCCATAAACCTCTATTAATTTAaactgaaaattattaaataatgaaaaaaatttttgttatttatctttaaaatattataaaataaatttttaaaatgtaacaaaaaatctttacaacGATCAGTTATAGTATCGgttataacaaaaagttatagTATCGGTTATAACAAAAAGTCTTAATTTGATCTAACaatgtacacaaaataaaaatgtgataaatatttaacttttgaagttttattttgaaatattgtctaaatttaaattatacgactatttttgttaaacttatattatacgactagtaaacaaatttaatttgccTCCTTTTAGGCATGActcgttttatttttaaaaaaaaatttaaaattttcggTACCTAAGCACAATGTTCAATACCTAGATAGAAATCACTGTCAAGTGATCCGTACCGGTTAAGTACTTTGTACCTCTTACACTGGCTTCAAACCACAGGCCGCATCTGACACAGGCCACAGGCCACATCTGACACAGGCCACAGGCCACATCTGACACAGGATACAGGCCACATCTGACACAAGCCACAGGCCACATCTGAAGCAAGAACACTAACCACTACGCTAAGGCTGCTGCTAACTTTTGATCTTTTCAGCAATTAGTCTTTGTTCTGCATGTTTTTTAGTGACCAAGTGGCAAAAGCTAGATTGCATTGCGAAAACTAGGTAATTTACCCTTTAGTTTTTcggtatttaatttaataaagtttgtatCACAGATATTGTCGATGTTGATAAGATTCTGAAGACCAGATAATCTTGagctttttaaaattgctaTGCTGTGCacatatttgtttgttttaaatccgCTGAGAACAAAGAAAACGAATAagaaagtaacttttcttttaaaagtatcaatatagcgatacttttttttttatttacatttttggtttcaaaataagtggaaaataaactattttaaattattataaattatttatttgtttcaaaaaatacttttcagaaaaaaaaaaagtttagactAATTTACATTGTTAAGGATATTGAAATTGATTTAGTTTACCCTAAAGTATAAGTAAATTGATTTGAaggttttgttttaagaaattgtattaaataaaaactatcaaACTATGAcatcatttaaacaaatattttatttacagacATAATGAAACTGTcacatttatttacaaaccTGTTTTGCTTAAGTGTTATAAAAAACAGTGCTGCGTAAGTTATATAAACCGTAACATTTAACAGTATAGAAAAAGTGTtatccaaaaatatataataaaaaaaaaaatgtcgaaTGAAAGCgatgaagaattttttaaattatggatGTCAGCGTTTCAGGAAAGCATGGAGAAAGCTCGTCAAAGAACTAGTTCATTTGAATATGAAATGCAACAACACTTGTATAAAGATTTTGCTAGTAAATACGATAAAGCGATTTCTTTAGAAAGTTATTCAGGGCCTTCAAAAATTGCAGAGAAAATAAACGATTTAGTTTTtgacaaaaacattaaaattcttGATTACGGATGTGGAACTGGTTTGGTTTCtgaatatttgataaaatttggttTTTCCGAAATCGATGGAGTTGACGCAAATCAAGAAATGCTTAATTTAGCAAAAGCTAAAGGTACcatgaataaattaattttaggaaGAAATGACgaaggattaaaaaaaatttcaagtaatGAATACGACATTGTTTGCTCCGCtggcacattttttttatctgcgACGCACCCTGGTACTGAATGTTTTCGAGAAATATGTCGTACCATTAAAAGCGGTGGATACTTTATTCTTTTGACCAAGCAATCTTACTTAAGCTGCTCCTACGTTAATTGGAGTATTGTGGAGGAATTAGAAAAAGAACACGTTTTAGAAATAGTTTCAAAAGAACCATACGAAGGTTATAGAAAGCATTTTCCAAATGAACAGGATACGCAAAGTACTGGAATAATTTTCACATTTAGAGTGCTATGAAtctatattcaaaatttatttaaaattatatttttttattatagtctattaatttttttataataattagtcTAATAGTTTGAAAAGGTTTAAAACCCCTTATGTAATAAATATCAATCAAATAATTTAGGTAACATTATAGAAGAAAATTTGATTAACATTAACGAAGGGTATTTGgatattattgtatttattattaataattgtaatattatttaattatatctagtataatataaaaatagtttggGATAATCTAAGCACaagagaaaaactttttttccgtAAATCAATTCCATAGGCTATCTCTTctatttttccattaaaattttcataatcaATGCTTATGgccatttaaaaaagtatgattCCGCTTTAGATCACTAAATAACTATTATCATTGCCATCTTCAAGATATTTCTGAATACTAAACACACtcaaaaagcaataataaatgacatgaaatgcaatatttttatatacttggaaatttaattacataatttgtcttttaacacatttaaaacaacaactattttgtttagttaatattaacaaatattatattaatatatgtgtgtgtatatatatatatatatatatatatatatatatatatatatatatatatatatatatatatatatatatatatatatatatatatatatatatatatatatatatatatattagggccaTGCTAATCCTCAATTTCGAACCGAATCGGAAAAGTGATTCGAGATtcaatttgaaaacaaaaaatgatttgagtttttttaatcctttcttattttgtttttgttgcggATATTTTAGATATTCAGCGCTAGGGCTCTATCAAATTAACGTTATTTATCCTTAAATACCTTCTTAATCAATCGATAAAAAGGTTAACCAGGGcaaatgatatatataaatatatatatatatatatatatatatatatatatgtatatatatatatatatatatatatatatatatatatatatatatatatatacaacccttaGATGTTGTCCGAAAGTTTTTTCgatattttgttgacaaaaagtaaaaattaaaatgcaagaccggaattttttttttttaataatgatagactgcctgccccaaccaaaccctcagtcgatgtagcagcactcccttgcgggtcaggctatttgtcagtcgatgtagcagcactcccttgcgagtcaggctatttgtcagtcgatgtagcagcactcccttgcgagtcaggctatttgtcagtcgatgtagcagcactcccttgcgagtcaggctataagatagtcgatgtagcaacactccgcgcatgatttacagaaaaaaaataaaaataaaaacattttattaaaaaaaataaaaataaaaacattttattaaaaaaaataaaaatagaaactttgtttatattgttaaaaacattcaaaatgttataaaaacattcagaatgtttttaaaaacattctggtCAATTAAATTTgcgtttttgtggtttttttaaaaaacgattaatttgtaattaaattaatggtTTTTACTTTCGTCCAACACGGAAATGTTGGACGAAagtcaaaagtaattaaaagtgaCGTATGTGTTGGCGTAAGAATCACTTTTTTCCTTCCGCTCTTCCTAAAGCCAACCAACTAtagaactatatatatatatatatatatatatatatatatatatatatatatatatatatatatatatatatatatatatatatatatatatatatatatatatatatata
Encoded here:
- the LOC124807644 gene encoding putative methyltransferase GWCH70_2453, with product MSNESDEEFFKLWMSAFQESMEKARQRTSSFEYEMQQHLYKDFASKYDKAISLESYSGPSKIAEKINDLVFDKNIKILDYGCGTGLVSEYLIKFGFSEIDGVDANQEMLNLAKAKGTMNKLILGRNDEGLKKISSNEYDIVCSAGTFFLSATHPGTECFREICRTIKSGGYFILLTKQSYLSCSYVNWSIVEELEKEHVLEIVSKEPYEGYRKHFPNEQDTQSTGIIFTFRVL